In Candidatus Neomarinimicrobiota bacterium, the genomic window TGGTTTTCAACTTCCAGAGTATTGGTTAATTTGAGTCCGAAAGCCACATCACTTTTAGCAGCACTTTTCTGAAGATTATTAATCAGGTTTAAGGCATCGGGATATTTCAAATCATGTTCGAAGGCTGCATCAGGTATCGTGACTGTATCAAAACCTAGATCATCGTTCAAAATCTGGCGTAATCGTTCAGGTCCCAGGAGGGTGGGGTTCAGTTTTACAGCGGTATGCAGCTTACGTTCTTCAATCAAGTAGGTCGCAATACGTTCGATTTCATCAGGGGGACAACCGTGCATGGTGGAAAGAGTAATATTGTTGGTCATACGGGCTGGGATAGTCACGTTTTTCACATTGGGGTAGATCTGGGAAAGCTGATCAAGCTTTTGATCAAGTAGTGCCTGACTATCCACCATCCGATCCATAAATCGTTGAACATTAGGCTTCATAATACCAGCCAGATCATAGCCCACACTCATGTTGAAAATAACGCCAGACCCCTGGTCTGATCTCCAGCCAAAATGGTCTCTTAGAATATGGATAGCGATCCAGGCGTTGAGATATTCATCCAGGGATTGCTCCAGTTTGAGTTCCTGAGACCATTCACAATTATAGCCCTCATCCTGCATATCAATACAGGGTTTACTGACTTCCAGTTCATCCAAGGTTTGTACGGTCTTTAGTTCCATGTAGCGAGCGCCACATAACCAGGCCGCTATAATGTTTTGGGAGAGTTGGGTATGAGGACCGGCAGCCACCCCAATGGGAGATTCCAATGTCTGTCCATACCGTTCCATGCGGAATGGATCGGGTTCACCAGGTGTAAAAAAAAGGTCTTTATGGATCCCGAAAATGTGATCAGTTTTGTATTCAGAAAGCATCCATTTTATCAAGTGTTGGATGGATATGGGATGGAGTTTGTCGGTCATATTATTCTATCCAAAAGGAAATGTGTCTGGGCGTATCGTGATATGCTCTTACATATATTTATCTGAGAATTCATCTGGCTAAGAAATCCTGTATCAGGTTTTTGAGTACGGTTCGGCGGTATTTTGCAGTTGCCCGAATATCATCGATGGGTGAGATGGCTTCATCGATCAAATGGAGCTGATTTGAAAGTTGGGACGGCTCTGCCAGAAAGTCTGTGGTAAATGTATCCAAGATGACAATAGTTGGAGCAACCGCACCGACTGCAATTTTCAAGTGAGAATATGAATGATTATGTCGGCTATATACAAAGGCAATGTTGATCACAGAGATGGCCATTGTTTGTCTTAAGCCTACCTTAATGAATTTTGAATCGAAATGATCCCTGGGAAGCCGGATGGAGGTTAATATCTCACCATCTCCTAATGCTGTTTTCCCCGGTCCCAAAATGAATTCAGCTACAGGTAGTTTGCGTTGGCCGTGTTTGCTGGTCAGCTCAAGGGTTGCGCCAAAAGCATAGAGAGCAGGGAGTAAATCTCCTGCTGGGGAAGCATTACAAAGATTCCCACCTATGGTTCCCCGGTGACGGATCTGAGCACCAGCGAATTCATGGGCTGCCTGATGGATTGCTGTAAACTTTTTTTGAATGACTGCATGATCATGAAGATCTTGAATTGAAGTAAGAGCGCCGATCTCGATGTAGTTTTCAGATACCTGGATACTGCTCAATTGTGAGAGATATTTGAGGTCAATAAGGTGGTCTGGCATTGACAACCCTCGTTCGTAGCGAGGCATCAGGTCTGTCCCGCCTGCTAGCACCACTACAGATTTCCCGGCTAGCGTTGTACGTAGCTTGAAATAGATCTCTAAAGAATCTGGACGATAATATCTCATGACTTTACGGCCTCGGATTTTCGCGGATTTTTTTTCGTGAATTGGAAAAAGCAAAGCGTTTGAAGGTTGGTTTTTGTCCAAAGTTGATTAATACCAATTGCACCTCCATTTGCGCGTTAAATTCCGCGCCTATCCGCGTTCATCTGCGGCAATATCATCGGACGCATGCTCTATGGCATCCACGATCTTGTGGTAACCGGTGCAACGGCAGATATTTCCAGAGAGTTCGTATTTGATCTCATTCCGTGTCGGATGCGAATTGCGTTCCAGTAGTTTTTCACCAGTCAGCACCATCCCGGGAATACAATATCCACATTGAACACTGTGATGATCTTCAAAGGATTGCTGAAGATCAGTGAGTTCTTTGGTATCCGCCAATCCTTCAATGGTCACAATGTTTCGATGATGGGCTTCAACAGCCAAAATGAGACATGAATTAACAGTTTGACCATCCATGATGATAGTACAGGCACCACATTCACCTTCACCACAAACTTCTTTGGTTCCAGTGAGTAACAGCTCATCACGCAGAAAATCAAGCAATCTCAAATGAGTGACTATCTCTCGTTCCACCAACTTGCCGTTGACAGTCAGGGACAGTTGGAAATAGTGGGATTTTGGATGGTGAAGCATACCGCTGTTTTACTCCAATTCCAGGAAGTTTTCAATTGAGGACATGTCAGCAGGTATGGGCTTTAATCTAGTCATATTACTTTGGGCGCTGGGAATATCTTTTAAACCTGTTCCCGTTATGAGAACCACCACTTGGTCATCCTTGTGAAAAATACCTCGAGCTGATGCATCCAGAAATCCTGCATAAGCTGTGGCAGCTGCGGGTTCAGCAAAGATACCTGTTGAGGAGGAGAGGGACTTTTGGGCATCCAGAATTTGCTCATCGCTGATCTTGAAACCTATTCCACCACTCTCAAGAATAGCGCGGCGTGCTTTATCGCCATCACGAGGTTGATTGACACTGATACTATCAGCTACTGTATTTGCCTCAACTGCCTCAATTTCTCCACTCCGCGTAAGGCTGTTCACGATAGCTGATGATCCTTCAGCCTGAATT contains:
- a CDS encoding xanthine dehydrogenase family protein subunit M translates to MRYYRPDSLEIYFKLRTTLAGKSVVVLAGGTDLMPRYERGLSMPDHLIDLKYLSQLSSIQVSENYIEIGALTSIQDLHDHAVIQKKFTAIHQAAHEFAGAQIRHRGTIGGNLCNASPAGDLLPALYAFGATLELTSKHGQRKLPVAEFILGPGKTALGDGEILTSIRLPRDHFDSKFIKVGLRQTMAISVINIAFVYSRHNHSYSHLKIAVGAVAPTIVILDTFTTDFLAEPSQLSNQLHLIDEAISPIDDIRATAKYRRTVLKNLIQDFLAR
- a CDS encoding (2Fe-2S)-binding protein translates to MLHHPKSHYFQLSLTVNGKLVEREIVTHLRLLDFLRDELLLTGTKEVCGEGECGACTIIMDGQTVNSCLILAVEAHHRNIVTIEGLADTKELTDLQQSFEDHHSVQCGYCIPGMVLTGEKLLERNSHPTRNEIKYELSGNICRCTGYHKIVDAIEHASDDIAADERG